The sequence AAATTATAGTCAATCAAGCTTTTACAGCTAACCTAGCTTGATAAACAGAATGCCCAATGAGATGAACAGGTATTTTGTACATCTACCGAAGTTTCCATGATTTAAtcatgtgttgttgtttttttgctacAGGCTGCGCTGGACTTTGTTGTTGAAGAAAGACTAAAAGCAAGCATATCTTGTtggtatattaaaaaatatgttgaTGAAAATCCACATCATGGCTACCAGGGGCACATTGAAGAATAATATTTTAGACAAATGTTCTACAGCTCCTGTGAAAGGACTTACCTTACATTATGGCTATAGTCACTGAATCCTGATTATGCTGCTAATTAAACTGTGTTCATCGAGACAGTTTTAAATGGACAGTTATACCTTACAGATACTTAATTtgcaaatgaacacaaatgtaACATCTGTTGGAATAACATTGTCTAAAAACTGACCAGATGGACTGAATGGATGAAGCACATTGAAGGCTTTATTgcctttatttaataaacattttaccCATAACTCTCATGTCACACCCACCTAGAACAGATTtgaactgcacacacacacaagaccagaaaacatttaacaaaatcatCACGTCATTAAAACTGTGGAAAGAGTACTTAcatataatgaaaataataaaaaataatgattaggAAGCTTAATGTTACCCGTTATATTGATGTCTTTCTCATTCATCTGTTAATAAAGATTGAAATCTGAAATAATCCTGGATTATTAAAAAGCTCTGTTCagacctgttttgttttatttcttgcaGCTATATTAAACAGCATTGTCCTAGATTGATCAAATGTATTAAATACATTAGTGACCTTTCCATATTTCAGATCATTACCAAGAGGCTTGAGTAAAAGTATAGCATTTAAATCCAtgtgtacattttattataGTAGCAGACATTTAACAAACtatatgtgataaatatatatatatatatatctggtaTCTGATAAAAAggcaattttatttatacatttgccATAATAAGATTTGCCAAAGCAAGTGTAATCAGCCCTGCTGATTTGGCTGCTAATTTTAAAACTAGATATCATAGGCAAAGCTTTGcattttaatcaaataaaacatcACATGTTCCTTATAGTGTAATACAATGCTAATTGACTGCATTTGTCAGTGTTATTATCTTTGGTTgatgtatataattatattaatatagaaaTCCTGTTTAAAGGAATTAAAAACCCTCATGGTCTTTTAAGTTGTACCAAAGAAGAACCCCTTAAACATAATTTCACTATCAAGATATCCCCTATCAAGTAGAATTCTTTTAGGAAGCTAAGGACCCTTATTTATCCAATGAACAATTAAAGAACATTTTAACTAATAGTGTATAAAATACAGCCGTGTCAATATCTCACTAAATTTCCCACTAATGTCCACTAAGTACCAGGGCCTCTCCTGGCTCTTGCCCTGCGGACCCACTGTCCCCTACCCGAGGCTCTCACTGGTGTCTGAGTCGGCACTCGGACTGGTGGACGCTTTGGTGCCTTCCACATCCAGGCTTTGGGTATTTTCCCTGCCTGTAGCTCATCCACGAAATCCTCCACCTTGTCAAATTTACTGGTGAGTTTGCCCAGGCTGTCTTTCAGGGTGTTGAATTGCTTGTAGAGGTCATCTACGGCTTCAGATAGAGGCTTGATCCTGTGAACAATTTAACAGAAGTACTGAAAAGATCTTTGGGATTCaaaatctcagtgattttgaatCCCAAAGTGTTGCCATGTACAGTCTCCTCTGAAAGTAAGAACAGGAAGATcaatatctttctttttttcctataCACTGAAGAACAATGCACCTTTTGTTTAAACCCAACCATTTTTCACATGATGGAAAATGTCGCTGTTTGGTGTTTCTTCTTGTGGTGTGACTTATTAGGTTTATTGTCtaaacagttaataactttgttttctcttgttgtgttggcagtgtgtttttaGATCATTGTCTTGTTGCATGATAAAGTTCCTCCAAATTAGATTGGATGCATGCTACCAAATACACTGCTGAAAGAATGGAAAAAGAACACCTAACAGTAAATCAGTTAAACTTCAGGGCTAGGAAGCATAGCGTTTTACTTGCTATGGTGCAAATGAAAGTGACAGGTGCTCTGGAAAGGAAACAACCCTTAAAGAGCGGATGATTTTGCAGGTGGTGGCCACAGACAATTCCTCTCTCTTGATTCTTCCTGACTGATTTGTCTCGAGTTTTGCATTTTGTTAGGTTCCTTCTCACTACTTGTAGCATGAGGCAATACCTGCAACCCAAAGAGCTTGCACAGGTAGTCAAGCTCCTCCATACGTGCCGTCACGTTGTCTCTGAGCACAGTTTCAAGAGCATGGATGAGATACAGGGAGATGGGCTATTACAcaaggagagctggacaggacCGTAGATGGGCAACAACCCAGCAGCAGGATCAGTATCTACTCTTTGTGACGGATGTGAaagagtattaaggtggagtggGGAACTTTTTGCTTCCTGCAGCAGGACCAGTGTGGCAGTGGGTCTTTAGAGTAATATATTTTGAGGGTTACACAGACCTCCACATGCTAGCCAACAGTACACTTACTCCTGTTAGGAACCAGGATGAAATCCTCAGAACCACTGTCAGACCTTATCCTGGTGTAGTGAACCCTGGATTCTTTCTGGTGTATGACttgaggtcagagtgtgtaGGCAGTCTCTGGATGATGAATGCACTGGTGCCGTTGATTGGCCATCACATTTCCCAGCCATGAATCCAATTGAAAACATCTGGGACGTTACGTATTAGAGCATCTGAAGCCGCCAAGTAGCACGACGGACTC comes from Hemibagrus wyckioides isolate EC202008001 linkage group LG02, SWU_Hwy_1.0, whole genome shotgun sequence and encodes:
- the si:dkey-282h22.5 gene encoding uncharacterized protein si:dkey-282h22.5; the protein is MRLKRDLILLVLISLCVAQKKATQETWEHRDKTNGKSCSNLTQVLDNWKYAIMYQVKDLLVNDHASVLPEYVRIKPLSEAVDDLYKQFNTLKDSLGKLTSKFDKVEDFVDELQAGKIPKAWMWKAPKRPPVRVPTQTPVRASGRGQWVRRARARRGPGT